DNA from Halobaculum sp. XH14:
CCGGACGGCTTCGAGGCCGCGCTCGCGCGCCCGTCGACAGGCGTGCGGGTTCACGTCGCTGCCGATCACGCGGGAGACGTCCTCCAGGGCCGCCGTCCGCTCGGCGACCCACCCCGAACCCGTACCGACTTCCAGGGCGACGCCGTGGGCGCGCCGTTCGGCCGCCGTCGCGAGCAACCCGGAGTCCTCGGCGGGCGCGTACACCGGGTCGCCGAGCCCACGACGCGCGGCGAGTTCCTCCCGCGTCGTCCGCTCGGACCCCCCGTCGTCACTCGGCATCGTCGCTCCCCGTCGCCTGGTCGTCGCTCACCGCCTTACCGCTCCCGTCACTCCGTTCCCCCTCCTCGGGCGACCCGTTCGTCTCGGCCGCGTCGGCGCCGTTCGAGGCACCGTCGCGTCCCGGCGCCGCAGGCACGTCGAACCGCGAGTCCGCGCCGCGGGCCGACAGTTCGCGCTGCGGGAACGGGATGACGACGCCGCCCTCGGCGAACGCCGACTTGACGGCCGCGATGACGTTCGTGCGCGCACGCCACATCTTCCGGGCGCTCGGGTTGTCGATGTGGAAGCGGAGCCGCAACACGACCGCCGAGTCGTCGAACTCGGGGAGCACGACGTGCGGGGTCGGCTGGTCGAGTACGAGGTCCTGCTCGGCCATCGCGCCCTCGGCCAGGTCGATCGCCGTCTCGATGTCCGTTTCGTAGTCGACGCCGACGTCGACGTTGATCCGGAGCCGACCCTTCCTGGATCGGTTGAGGATCTCCTCGCTGGTCACCGTGTCGTTCGGGACCATCAGGAACTCGTCGTCGAACGTGCGGAGCTGCGTGTTGACGATGTTGATGTCGGTGACGACGCCCTCCTGGTCGCCGATCCGGACCCAGTCGCCGAGTTCGAACGGACGGGAGAACAGCACGACGAAGCCGGCGAGTACCGCGCCCAGCGTCTGTCGCGCCGCGAGCCCGAGGACGATGCCGGCGAACCCTGCCCCGACGAGGAGGCCGCCGACGTTGACGCCCCAGAGCCCGAGCACGAGCATCAGCGCGACCGAGTAGATGCTGACCTGGGCGATGTGGTGGCCGATCTGTCGCTGGTGTCGGGAGATCGTACCGCGGCGCTTCCCGGCGCGCTTGACCGCCCGCTTGGTGATCCGTGTGAACGTGTACGCCCCGGCCAGGATGACGACCGTGAACATCGCGCGGGCGACGTCTCCCTCCCGGAGGCGGAGCGTGCCGAACGCGTACTGGATGACCGTCGACCCGCGCCAGACGACGACGAAGAACACGCCGACGAACGCGGTGAAGACGGCCATCGTTCCCGCCTGTGCGGCCTCCACGGCGGTGTCGTTGAACCGCTCCTTCAGGGAACCGCCGGCGGACCTGATGAGCTCACCCAGGAACAGCAGGACGAGCGCCGCGATGAACGTCCCTGCCAGTTGCGCCTGGAGGGTCGGAAACGTCGCGTGGATCGGGTCGGTCAGCTCCGGGGGGAGCGGCGGAACGTCCACCGCCGTCTCGTTACCGGACGGGAACGGTGTCGACGTCGCGGTTCCGTTCGTCCCCCCGCTTCCGCTCTGACCAGTCACTGTCCATCACCGACGGCGCTTTCCTCGGTCGCCGTGCCCGCGAGCGCGGCGAACGTTTCGGGCGGGAGGTCGCCCGGTCGGCTCGAGAGCGTCTCCTCCGCGACCGCGTCGACGACGGCGTCGGGGTCCTCGAGTCCAGAGATGTGGGCCGTGTTCCGGATGGCGTTGCGAACCGTCTTCCGCCGCTGGGTGAACAGCGCCTTGACGAAACGGAGGAAGAACGCCTCGTCCGCGACCTCGTAGCCGGGCGCCCGTGGGGTGCATCGCACGACGGCGCTCTCCACGCGGGGTTGCGGGTCGAACGCCTCGCGCGGGACGGTCTCGACGAGTTCGACGTCGGCGTAGTGTCGAGCACTCACGGAGAGCCTGCCGTACTCGGCGGTGCCGGCCTCGGCGACCATCCGCTCGGCGAACTCGAGCTGGAACATCAATACGAGCGGGCGGCCCTCGGGGAGCAGTCGGAACGTGATCTCGGAGGAGACGCCGTACGGGAGGTTGGAGACGCAGGCGGAGAACTCCGGGAGGTCGAGCGAGAGCGCGTCGCCCTCCAGAACCGCCAGTCGGTCCTGGGCGACGGCCTCGGCGAACTCCTCGCGGAGGAACGCGGCGAGGTCGGGGTCCCGCTCGACGACGGTCACCCGGTCCCCGGCGGCGAGCAACCTGTCGGTGAGCGCGCCCGTTCCGCCGCCGATCTCGAGCAGGTGCGAGCGGTCAGTTCCGTCCGGGAGATGGCTCGGAACCCTGTCGAGAACCCTGTCGTCGACGAGGAAGTGCTGGTCCCGGTCCGGGTTCCCCCTGACCCCCGCGCGCCGGCGGAGACGGTCCGGGTCCCGAAACGTGGACTCGGACTCGAACTCGGTCATCGCCCCGGCGTTCGGAGGCGGCGGGTGTAAATCCGTCTATCCGACCAGCAGCGGGTCACCGATTCCCGATCGGCGTTCAGTCCTCCTCGCTCCGGCCGACGAACGTCTTGTACTTGAGGTCCTCGTCGCGCAGCTCCTCCATGATGCGCTCGACGAGCACCTCGCGCGGGTGGTGGAGCCCGGAGACGCGCTCGGAAAGCTCCTCGAACGACTCGAACGGACCGCGCTTGCGCTCGTCGAGGATGTTGTTCCTGAGCTTCTTGCCGATCCCGGGAAGGAGGTTCAGCTGGTGGAGCCGGAGGGTGATCGGCCCGGCGTCGTTGTAGAAGTCGACGAACCGCCGCTCGTTGCGCTCGATGAGCTCCTCGACGGCGTACTCCAGTTCGCCCTGTGCGTTCCGCGTGAGATCGTCGAACTCCACCTCCCGAATGCGGTCCACGACTGCCGGGTCGGGTTCCGGGTGGACCGCGAGCCTGTCGCCGATCGACACGTCCGCCTCGTCGGCGAGCCGGAACTCGAACAGGCGGAAGTCACGCTCGCCGAGCGCGTACGCGAGCGCGGGCTTCTGGTGGGGTGGTCGGTTGTCGTCGGGGTCCCCGTTCGGCAGGTGATCGAGCACGACCGCCTCCCCGGTCTGTTCGGCCGGGTCGGCGGGCGACTCCGCCTCGGACGCCGGCACGTCGGACTCGTCCGCGTCGGCCGAGGGATCCCCTGGTGACGACTCCTCGTCGGTCATACACACCGGTACACCGGGCAGGTCCTTAAAAGGTGGTCGCGGAACGGCTCGCCCTCAGGCGTACCGGGCGACGACGTTGAGGATCTCGTCGAGTTCCTCGCCCGAAAGAGCGTACCGCTCCTGGGCGTACACGGCCCGCAGCTCCGTGCGGTCGCGCGGCAGCAGGTCGGCGATCTTGTAAGCGGTCGCCTCGTTCACCTTCTCCAGCTCCTGCAGGTCCTCGACGAGTTCGAGCGACTCCTCGGCGTCGAGGACGGCGAACCGGTTGACGTGCTCGATGGCCCGCGCAAGCTCGTAGCGGAGTTCGCGGTCCTCCTCGGTCGCGCGCTCGGCCTCGACGTCCGCGAGCAGCTCTTTCGCCTCGGAGACGGTGAGGTACTCCTCGTCGAGCTTTTCTTTGAATATCGTCATGTGCTCAGTCGTTCTGCTGGGCGCGGAGGTGTGCGGGCTTGGCGATCAGCGTCTTGACGACGCTGCCGTCGGTGATCTCGACCTTGTACGCGCTGCCCTGTTCGCCCACGACGGTTCCGGTGCGGCCGTTGAAGCGCGGGTGGAACCTGCCGTCGGGCACCGACGGGTCGAGCGCGAGGTGGACGGTCTGGCCCTCGTCGAAGTCCGCGATCGCTCGCTGGGGTGGCGACGTTCCCCGGTCCCGGGGGTCGTTCGAGAGCTTGCCACGCGTGCCGTGAAGAGGTCCGTTGGAGCTCGGCATAATCCTACGAGGTGTTTTCGCCGGTTCGCTTATAAATGGTGCGTTCTGTTCCGCAGGTGTGAACCCTCCGCACGGCCCCGACACGGCACGGTCCGTCCGCGGTCAGCGGACGATCCGCTTCACGTCGGACGCGCCGGCCCGCCGGACGACCGCCCTGACGGGGTCACGGACGCCCGTCAGGTTGTCCGAGTCGCCGTCGAGGACGACGACCGGCCCCGGGCGGCCTTCCTCGATGAGGCCGCAGTCGAGGTCGGCGATCTCCGCGCCGTTCACCGTCGCCATCCGGAGCACCTCGACGGCGGTCGCATCGGTGAGCTTCGCGGCGAACTCCATCTCGCGGAACATCGACGGCGAGTTCAACATCACGTTGTCCGTGCCGAGCGCGACCGTCGTCCGGTCGAGCAGTTCGCGGAGCGGCGCGACCCCGACTCCGGTCACCAGGTTCGACCGCGGACAGACGACGACCGGAACCTCCGCATCCGAGAGCCTGTCGAGGTGAACCGGGTCCGGATGGACCATGTGGACGAGGACGTCGGGGTCGAGGTCCATCGCGGCGTTGATGTCGTCGGGGTCGCGCTCGCCGGCGTGGATGGCGAACAGCTTCCCGGCCCGTCTGGTCGCGTTCCGGGCGGCGTCGAAGTCGCCGTCGCGTGCCCCGCTCGCGCCGTAGCCGTCCGAGCTCGGGTGTTCCATGGCGTCGATGGATCCCCGACCCAGCACCACGCTCTCGATGGGGACGTCCGCCACGGCCTCCCCGATGGCTTCGACGCCGTCCACGTCGCCCTCGCGGAACTCGACGTGTGCGGCCGTCCCGGTCTCGGCCATGAACTGCAGGCTCCGACGCATCGCCTCGACGGTCTCATCGTGACTCGCGTCCCGAAGCAACCGGTGTTTGAGCCCGTCCGGCGGCGCGACCAGTTCGTCGAGCGAGAGGCCGCCGCCGGCCTCCTTGGCGATCGAGTCGCCGATGTGGGTGTGGGCGTTGACGAAGGCGGGGAGGATGACGTCGCTCGACCCGGTCGCGGCCGCCTCGACGGCAGTGACCGTCCCGTCCTCGACGACCACCCGACCCTCGACGGGGTCGAACTCCCGACCGACGAGCACGGTTCCCTCGAACGTTTCGGGCCCAGTCACGGCTTCCCTCCGTCGAACTCGTCGAGCGTCGCGGTCACGCCCGGGGTGACGTCCGCGACGAGCGCGCCCTCGATGTCGAGC
Protein-coding regions in this window:
- a CDS encoding DUF655 domain-containing protein yields the protein MTDEESSPGDPSADADESDVPASEAESPADPAEQTGEAVVLDHLPNGDPDDNRPPHQKPALAYALGERDFRLFEFRLADEADVSIGDRLAVHPEPDPAVVDRIREVEFDDLTRNAQGELEYAVEELIERNERRFVDFYNDAGPITLRLHQLNLLPGIGKKLRNNILDERKRGPFESFEELSERVSGLHHPREVLVERIMEELRDEDLKYKTFVGRSEED
- a CDS encoding mechanosensitive ion channel family protein — translated: MTGQSGSGGTNGTATSTPFPSGNETAVDVPPLPPELTDPIHATFPTLQAQLAGTFIAALVLLFLGELIRSAGGSLKERFNDTAVEAAQAGTMAVFTAFVGVFFVVVWRGSTVIQYAFGTLRLREGDVARAMFTVVILAGAYTFTRITKRAVKRAGKRRGTISRHQRQIGHHIAQVSIYSVALMLVLGLWGVNVGGLLVGAGFAGIVLGLAARQTLGAVLAGFVVLFSRPFELGDWVRIGDQEGVVTDINIVNTQLRTFDDEFLMVPNDTVTSEEILNRSRKGRLRINVDVGVDYETDIETAIDLAEGAMAEQDLVLDQPTPHVVLPEFDDSAVVLRLRFHIDNPSARKMWRARTNVIAAVKSAFAEGGVVIPFPQRELSARGADSRFDVPAAPGRDGASNGADAAETNGSPEEGERSDGSGKAVSDDQATGSDDAE
- a CDS encoding 16S ribosomal RNA methyltransferase A, with the protein product MTEFESESTFRDPDRLRRRAGVRGNPDRDQHFLVDDRVLDRVPSHLPDGTDRSHLLEIGGGTGALTDRLLAAGDRVTVVERDPDLAAFLREEFAEAVAQDRLAVLEGDALSLDLPEFSACVSNLPYGVSSEITFRLLPEGRPLVLMFQLEFAERMVAEAGTAEYGRLSVSARHYADVELVETVPREAFDPQPRVESAVVRCTPRAPGYEVADEAFFLRFVKALFTQRRKTVRNAIRNTAHISGLEDPDAVVDAVAEETLSSRPGDLPPETFAALAGTATEESAVGDGQ
- a CDS encoding RNA polymerase Rpb4 family protein; translated protein: MTIFKEKLDEEYLTVSEAKELLADVEAERATEEDRELRYELARAIEHVNRFAVLDAEESLELVEDLQELEKVNEATAYKIADLLPRDRTELRAVYAQERYALSGEELDEILNVVARYA
- a CDS encoding 50S ribosomal protein L21e — encoded protein: MPSSNGPLHGTRGKLSNDPRDRGTSPPQRAIADFDEGQTVHLALDPSVPDGRFHPRFNGRTGTVVGEQGSAYKVEITDGSVVKTLIAKPAHLRAQQND
- a CDS encoding amidohydrolase family protein — its product is MTGPETFEGTVLVGREFDPVEGRVVVEDGTVTAVEAAATGSSDVILPAFVNAHTHIGDSIAKEAGGGLSLDELVAPPDGLKHRLLRDASHDETVEAMRRSLQFMAETGTAAHVEFREGDVDGVEAIGEAVADVPIESVVLGRGSIDAMEHPSSDGYGASGARDGDFDAARNATRRAGKLFAIHAGERDPDDINAAMDLDPDVLVHMVHPDPVHLDRLSDAEVPVVVCPRSNLVTGVGVAPLRELLDRTTVALGTDNVMLNSPSMFREMEFAAKLTDATAVEVLRMATVNGAEIADLDCGLIEEGRPGPVVVLDGDSDNLTGVRDPVRAVVRRAGASDVKRIVR